One genomic segment of Kocuria rhizophila DC2201 includes these proteins:
- a CDS encoding DUF4190 domain-containing protein, whose translation MSSNQQPTGNDRAAQGAYHPGPDSGSGPFRDSHGVHVAPNQYQPYAQPAGRWEYVPGSPEDAQRYAQATSSTDTSLVLGILSVTVLPLLAPFALWQASKAEKLGGRATAGKVLGWVGVVMLALGILWLVFILVMWGALVTQMPGVADSSV comes from the coding sequence TTGAGCTCGAACCAGCAGCCCACCGGGAACGATCGAGCAGCCCAGGGTGCGTACCACCCCGGCCCGGACTCCGGGTCAGGCCCGTTCCGTGACTCCCACGGGGTGCACGTGGCCCCCAACCAGTACCAGCCCTATGCCCAGCCCGCCGGGCGCTGGGAGTACGTTCCCGGCAGCCCCGAGGACGCGCAGCGCTATGCACAGGCCACGAGCAGCACCGACACCTCCCTGGTCCTCGGCATCCTCTCCGTGACCGTCCTGCCCCTGCTCGCGCCGTTTGCGCTGTGGCAGGCGAGCAAGGCCGAGAAGCTCGGCGGCCGCGCCACCGCGGGCAAGGTCCTGGGCTGGGTGGGCGTGGTCATGCTGGCCCTCGGGATCCTCTGGCTCGTGTTCATCCTGGTGATGTGGGGGGCGCTCGTCACCCAGATGCCGGGCGTGGCGGACTCCTCGGTCTGA
- a CDS encoding M13 family metallopeptidase gives MTTSVFDLDAFDRSVRPQDDLFRHVNGTWLRTAQIPDDKASTGAFVELRDQAEQAVREIITGASADGEQAASAVEQSAETKIALLYRSFMDTERIEELGAEPLREDLDAVAAIDSPQALSRWFGTAMRRGIGAALDIDLDSDPGDPQRNLVFVGQSGLGLPDEEYYREEQYAQIREQYAAHVQTMLELAGFDDAARQARAVVDLETRIASHHWDKVTVRDLTKMYNPMSFEELAGQTQDLDWNAVLEGMGLTPEHLATVVNAQPSFFAGLDELLTPDELGAWKSWARWHVVSSRAAYLSEAFVAENFAFYGTVLSGTPQLRERWKRGVGLVNGALGEAVGKLYVAEHFSPTAKARMDELVANLLDAYRDSIEQLDWMTEGTRAEALKKLSGFTPKIGFPEKWKDYSALEIRGDDLVGNVVRTTQFAVDELARKAGQPVEKHEWLMTPQTVNAYYHPLRNEIVFPAAILQPPFFDETADDAVNYGGIGSVIGHEIGHGFDDKGSTCDGEGRLRNWWTDEDRAAFEERTSRLVGQYAALVPAQFGDDDAAPHVNGELTLGENIGDLGGLSIAYKAWKRAQEKMPTPDTESIDGYTPAQRLFISWGYVWQEKSRDEALRTRIATDPHSPAEFRAGQTPRNVDAFYEAFDVSEGDGMWLPQEERVTIW, from the coding sequence ATGACGACTTCCGTGTTCGACCTCGACGCCTTCGACCGCTCGGTCCGTCCCCAGGACGATCTCTTCCGCCACGTCAACGGCACGTGGTTGCGCACCGCGCAGATCCCCGACGACAAGGCCAGCACCGGTGCCTTCGTGGAGCTGCGGGACCAGGCCGAGCAGGCGGTGCGCGAGATCATCACGGGCGCGAGCGCGGACGGTGAGCAGGCGGCGTCGGCGGTGGAGCAGAGCGCGGAGACCAAGATCGCGCTGCTGTACCGCTCGTTCATGGACACCGAGCGCATCGAGGAGCTCGGCGCCGAGCCACTGCGCGAGGACCTGGACGCCGTGGCCGCGATCGACTCGCCGCAGGCGCTGTCCCGCTGGTTCGGCACGGCCATGCGGCGGGGCATCGGCGCGGCACTGGACATCGACCTCGACTCGGACCCCGGGGACCCGCAGCGCAACCTCGTGTTCGTGGGCCAGTCCGGGCTGGGTCTGCCGGACGAGGAGTACTACCGCGAGGAGCAGTACGCGCAGATCCGCGAGCAGTACGCGGCGCACGTCCAGACGATGCTCGAGCTCGCCGGGTTCGACGACGCCGCACGGCAGGCACGCGCGGTCGTGGACCTGGAGACACGCATCGCCTCCCACCACTGGGACAAGGTCACGGTGCGGGACCTCACCAAGATGTACAACCCCATGAGCTTCGAGGAACTCGCCGGCCAGACGCAGGACCTCGACTGGAACGCCGTGCTCGAGGGCATGGGTCTCACGCCGGAGCACCTGGCCACCGTGGTCAACGCGCAGCCGAGCTTCTTCGCGGGCCTGGACGAGCTCCTCACGCCGGACGAGCTGGGGGCCTGGAAGTCCTGGGCCCGCTGGCACGTGGTCTCCTCGCGCGCCGCGTACCTCTCGGAGGCGTTCGTCGCCGAGAACTTCGCGTTCTACGGAACGGTGCTCTCCGGGACCCCGCAGCTGCGCGAGCGGTGGAAGCGCGGCGTGGGGCTGGTGAACGGAGCACTGGGCGAGGCCGTGGGCAAGCTGTACGTGGCGGAGCACTTCTCTCCCACGGCCAAGGCCCGCATGGACGAGCTGGTGGCCAACCTGCTGGACGCGTACCGGGACTCCATCGAGCAGCTGGACTGGATGACCGAGGGCACGCGCGCCGAAGCCCTCAAGAAGCTCTCCGGCTTCACGCCCAAGATCGGCTTCCCGGAGAAGTGGAAGGACTACTCCGCCCTCGAGATCCGCGGTGACGACCTCGTGGGCAACGTGGTGCGCACCACCCAGTTCGCGGTGGACGAGCTCGCGCGCAAGGCCGGGCAGCCCGTGGAGAAGCACGAGTGGCTCATGACCCCGCAGACGGTCAACGCCTACTACCACCCGCTGCGCAACGAGATCGTGTTCCCCGCGGCCATCCTGCAGCCCCCGTTCTTCGACGAGACCGCGGACGACGCCGTGAACTACGGCGGCATCGGCTCCGTGATCGGCCACGAGATCGGCCACGGCTTCGACGACAAGGGCTCCACGTGCGACGGCGAGGGCAGGCTGCGCAACTGGTGGACGGACGAGGACCGCGCCGCCTTCGAGGAGCGCACGTCCCGTCTGGTGGGCCAGTACGCGGCGCTCGTGCCCGCCCAGTTCGGGGACGACGACGCCGCACCGCACGTCAACGGCGAGCTCACCCTGGGCGAGAACATCGGTGACCTGGGCGGGCTGTCCATCGCCTACAAGGCATGGAAGCGCGCGCAGGAGAAGATGCCCACGCCGGACACGGAGAGCATCGACGGCTACACCCCCGCGCAGCGGCTGTTCATCTCGTGGGGCTACGTGTGGCAGGAGAAGTCCCGGGACGAGGCGCTGCGCACGCGGATCGCCACGGACCCGCACTCCCCCGCGGAGTTCCGCGCCGGGCAGACCCCGCGCAACGTGGACGCCTTCTACGAGGCGTTCGACGTCTCGGAGGGTGACGGCATGTGGCTGCCGCAGGAGGAGCGCGTCACCATCTGGTGA
- a CDS encoding GAP family protein, which translates to MGAVLAGVVSVVGLGLVMGFSPTIYALVLRILTRRPHPSRSVHRLTLGMVLGTTLLLIVFRSVDPQTITALVEDRTKELLVRRGVDLTAGILLLVLAGVEFRRWCTRARPQRRRPRRPKTDSVRHMTTLGFVNTVVGVSGPATMYIAGRLITGLSHHLAVQAAYYALFLAAVVGPYWLLTWVWERVPALAGHVERLTRWVAAQDPRPVLAWGLTAAGAVFLVLGVTG; encoded by the coding sequence ATGGGCGCGGTGCTCGCGGGTGTGGTGTCCGTGGTGGGCCTCGGGCTGGTCATGGGGTTCTCACCCACCATCTACGCCCTGGTGCTGCGGATCCTCACGCGCCGCCCCCACCCGTCGCGCTCCGTGCACCGGCTGACCCTGGGCATGGTGCTGGGGACCACGCTGCTGCTGATCGTCTTCCGCTCCGTGGACCCGCAGACCATCACCGCCCTGGTCGAGGACCGCACCAAGGAGCTGCTGGTGCGGCGCGGGGTGGACCTCACCGCGGGCATCCTCCTGCTGGTCCTCGCGGGTGTGGAGTTCCGCCGCTGGTGCACGCGGGCGCGACCGCAGCGGCGTCGGCCGCGCAGGCCCAAGACGGACTCCGTGCGGCACATGACCACCCTGGGCTTCGTCAACACGGTGGTGGGCGTGAGCGGGCCGGCCACCATGTACATCGCGGGTCGCCTCATCACCGGGCTCAGCCACCACCTGGCGGTCCAGGCGGCGTACTACGCCCTGTTCCTCGCGGCGGTGGTGGGGCCGTACTGGCTCCTCACGTGGGTGTGGGAACGGGTCCCCGCGCTCGCCGGTCACGTGGAGCGCCTCACCCGGTGGGTGGCCGCGCAGGACCCCCGCCCCGTGCTGGCATGGGGACTCACGGCAGCCGGTGCGGTGTTCCTCGTGCTGGGGGTCACCGGCTGA
- a CDS encoding formate/nitrite transporter family protein, whose translation MAATRDSETARRSSGRTDQPLEDELVEGFKNTVQEGTDRLHRTWRALVVTGLFGGIDVGLGIMAMLAVMDATGSKLLAGTAFGIGLLALRLAHSELFTEDFLLPINAVVAGHGTWWTLLRLWVVILVTNLVGGWAFMWVVVAAFPDFSATLVEVATGYVSDGFGTETVCLALLAGSTITLMTRMQQGTNSDMMTAVISLIGGFLVVGLGMLHGALNSIVIFGAMHAGWDYSYLDWLGWFAWVIPFNMLGGLAIISLPRLVRTWELLMAERRGEKISDAEPAEA comes from the coding sequence ATGGCCGCCACCCGAGACAGTGAGACCGCACGGCGTTCCTCGGGGCGCACGGACCAGCCCCTCGAGGACGAGCTGGTCGAGGGGTTCAAGAACACCGTCCAGGAGGGCACGGACCGGTTGCACCGCACGTGGCGGGCACTGGTGGTCACCGGGCTGTTCGGCGGGATCGACGTGGGTCTCGGCATCATGGCCATGCTCGCCGTCATGGATGCCACCGGCTCCAAACTGCTGGCGGGAACGGCGTTCGGCATCGGGCTGCTGGCCCTGCGCCTGGCCCACTCCGAGCTGTTCACGGAGGACTTCCTGCTGCCCATCAACGCGGTGGTGGCCGGGCACGGCACCTGGTGGACACTGCTGCGGCTGTGGGTCGTGATCCTGGTGACCAACCTGGTGGGCGGGTGGGCGTTCATGTGGGTGGTGGTTGCCGCGTTCCCGGACTTCTCCGCCACGCTCGTGGAGGTGGCCACCGGGTACGTCTCGGACGGCTTCGGCACGGAGACCGTGTGCCTCGCACTGCTGGCCGGGTCCACCATCACCCTGATGACCCGCATGCAGCAGGGCACGAACAGCGACATGATGACCGCCGTGATCTCCCTGATCGGCGGTTTCCTGGTGGTGGGCCTCGGCATGCTCCACGGAGCGCTGAACTCGATCGTGATCTTCGGAGCCATGCACGCCGGGTGGGACTACTCCTACCTGGACTGGCTCGGCTGGTTCGCGTGGGTCATCCCGTTCAACATGCTGGGCGGGCTCGCGATCATCTCGCTCCCCCGCCTGGTCCGCACGTGGGAGCTGCTCATGGCCGAGCGCCGCGGGGAGAAGATCTCGGACGCGGAGCCCGCGGAGGCCTGA
- a CDS encoding enoyl-CoA hydratase/isomerase family protein — MIDLTIEDEIAHVVLNAPQKMNSLDVSALRGLTDAYTEAEAAGVRALLLTGEGRGFCAGRDISGVDPATDDTEGYLTGTLQPLLQRMSAFPAPTFAAVQGACLGVGLGLAIATDVVYVAENAKIGSPFANLGATLDSGGHALFTERLGAHRTLDLIYTAELMSGAEAVASGLFSRAVPAEELMDFTLTRVRRAADGATQAFVASKELVAQIRDQRIGLWESMAAENAAQTALCATADYREGFKAFQEKRKPEFTGKG, encoded by the coding sequence GTGATCGACCTGACCATCGAGGACGAGATTGCCCACGTGGTGCTCAACGCACCCCAGAAGATGAACTCGCTGGACGTCTCCGCGCTGCGCGGGCTGACGGATGCCTACACCGAGGCGGAGGCGGCCGGTGTGCGGGCGCTGCTGCTCACGGGTGAGGGCCGGGGCTTCTGCGCGGGCCGGGACATCTCCGGGGTGGATCCGGCCACGGACGACACCGAGGGCTACCTCACCGGCACCCTGCAACCCCTGCTGCAGCGGATGTCCGCGTTCCCCGCGCCCACGTTCGCGGCGGTGCAGGGGGCGTGCCTGGGTGTGGGGCTGGGCCTGGCGATCGCCACGGACGTGGTCTACGTGGCGGAGAACGCCAAGATCGGGTCCCCCTTCGCGAATCTCGGGGCCACGCTGGACTCCGGCGGGCACGCGCTGTTCACCGAGCGACTGGGGGCCCACCGCACGCTGGACCTCATCTACACCGCCGAGCTCATGAGCGGCGCGGAGGCCGTGGCGTCCGGTCTGTTCTCCCGCGCGGTGCCCGCGGAGGAGCTCATGGACTTCACGCTCACGCGGGTGCGCCGTGCCGCCGACGGGGCCACGCAGGCGTTCGTGGCGTCCAAGGAGCTCGTGGCACAGATCCGGGACCAGCGGATCGGGCTGTGGGAGTCCATGGCCGCGGAGAACGCCGCGCAGACCGCCCTGTGCGCCACTGCCGACTACCGCGAGGGCTTCAAGGCTTTCCAGGAGAAGCGCAAGCCGGAGTTCACCGGCAAGGGCTGA
- the paaE gene encoding 1,2-phenylacetyl-CoA epoxidase subunit PaaE encodes MSETADTSTLEDATEASAGGGRRRAVFNTLTVSEVRKLTSDSVEVTFDVPEDLVADYDYLPGQYVAIRAQINGHEVRRSYSICADPTPGEIRVAIKKDMGGVFSTWANEQLAAGDTLDVMNPQGAFTSKVNITSMNDPEKLAEKEVAKKRNVHLVAFAAGSGITPIMAIARALLRASDTAQMDVIYANRSSMDVMFAEELGDLKDKYPARLAVHHVLSREQRISPLMSGRIDHDKLEELLDRVIQVDSADEWFLCGPFELVQLCRDVLKERGVDESRVRFELFTTGKPTAPQGQQGRPVVADPKGENYTIVFNLDGTSAQVESPKSAAETVLNAALRVRPDVPFACAGGVCGTCRAKVTRGEFEMEENFALEKDEVDAGYVLTCQTRPTSDELAVDFDA; translated from the coding sequence ATGAGCGAAACCGCGGACACCTCCACGCTGGAGGACGCCACCGAGGCCAGCGCGGGCGGCGGCAGGCGCCGTGCCGTGTTCAACACCCTCACGGTCTCCGAGGTGCGCAAGCTGACCTCCGACTCCGTGGAGGTCACGTTCGACGTGCCCGAGGACCTCGTGGCGGACTACGACTACCTCCCGGGTCAGTACGTGGCCATCCGCGCGCAGATCAACGGCCACGAGGTGCGCCGGTCCTACTCCATCTGCGCCGATCCCACCCCCGGTGAGATCCGCGTGGCCATCAAGAAGGACATGGGCGGCGTGTTCTCCACGTGGGCCAACGAGCAGCTGGCCGCCGGGGACACCCTGGACGTGATGAACCCGCAGGGCGCGTTCACCTCCAAGGTCAACATCACCTCCATGAACGACCCCGAGAAGCTCGCGGAGAAGGAGGTGGCCAAGAAGCGCAACGTGCACCTGGTCGCCTTCGCCGCCGGTTCCGGGATCACCCCCATCATGGCGATCGCCCGCGCCCTGCTGCGCGCATCGGACACCGCCCAGATGGACGTGATCTACGCGAACCGCTCCTCCATGGACGTGATGTTCGCCGAGGAGCTGGGCGACCTCAAGGACAAGTACCCCGCACGCCTGGCCGTGCACCACGTGCTGTCCCGAGAGCAGCGGATCTCGCCGCTGATGTCCGGGCGGATCGACCACGACAAGCTCGAGGAGCTGCTGGACCGCGTGATCCAGGTGGACTCCGCGGACGAGTGGTTCCTGTGCGGCCCGTTCGAGCTCGTGCAGCTGTGCCGGGACGTCCTCAAGGAGCGCGGCGTGGACGAGTCCCGCGTGCGCTTCGAGCTGTTCACCACGGGCAAGCCCACCGCACCCCAGGGCCAGCAGGGCCGCCCCGTCGTGGCCGACCCCAAGGGCGAGAACTACACGATCGTCTTCAACCTGGACGGCACCTCAGCCCAGGTGGAGTCCCCCAAGTCCGCCGCGGAGACCGTGCTCAACGCCGCACTGCGCGTGCGCCCGGACGTCCCCTTCGCGTGCGCCGGCGGCGTCTGCGGCACGTGCCGCGCCAAGGTCACCAGGGGCGAGTTCGAGATGGAGGAGAACTTCGCGCTCGAGAAGGACGAGGTGGACGCCGGCTACGTGCTCACGTGCCAGACCCGCCCCACCTCGGACGAGCTCGCCGTGGACTTCGACGCCTGA
- the paaD gene encoding 1,2-phenylacetyl-CoA epoxidase subunit PaaD, whose protein sequence is MAPREVPLGPSQRPDDPADAALWDVAATVCDPEIPVLTLEDLGVLRDAVAGQDETVVVITPTYSGCPAMDTMAADLEAAVTAAGYENVRVVQVLRPAWTTDWMSAEGRAKLNEYGIAPPTGRTAAGHNSGPVRLSLAVKCPRCESLRTHEMTRFGSTSCKALWVCDDCKEPFDYFKVH, encoded by the coding sequence GTGGCACCCCGTGAGGTCCCCCTGGGGCCCTCGCAGCGCCCGGACGACCCGGCCGACGCCGCCCTGTGGGACGTCGCCGCCACCGTGTGCGACCCGGAGATCCCCGTGCTCACGCTCGAGGACCTCGGGGTGCTGCGGGACGCCGTGGCCGGGCAGGACGAGACGGTGGTGGTGATCACCCCCACCTACTCCGGGTGCCCCGCCATGGACACCATGGCCGCGGACCTCGAGGCGGCCGTGACGGCCGCCGGCTACGAGAACGTGCGCGTGGTGCAGGTGCTGCGCCCGGCGTGGACCACGGACTGGATGTCCGCCGAGGGCCGCGCCAAGCTCAACGAGTACGGCATCGCGCCTCCCACCGGGCGCACCGCCGCCGGTCACAACTCCGGGCCCGTGCGGCTGAGCCTGGCCGTGAAGTGCCCGCGCTGCGAGTCCCTGCGCACCCACGAGATGACCCGCTTCGGGTCCACGTCCTGCAAGGCCCTGTGGGTCTGCGACGACTGCAAAGAACCCTTCGACTACTTCAAGGTGCACTGA
- the paaC gene encoding 1,2-phenylacetyl-CoA epoxidase subunit PaaC produces MSAFASHDSATKQSAGVAITAEDIAETGGRAPEAVAQYALRLGDDALMLSQRLGWWISRAPELEEDIALGNIALDLIGHARFLLTYAGSAWGKTEDELAYFRNEEEFRSVRLVEQENGDFGQTIARQLLFSFYQYELYSALQSSTDQTLAAIADKALKEVEYHQDHAAQWILRLGLGTEESKRRIQDGLYYMWPYLDELFADEPLHDELEGVAVRPSTLRERTMDRVTALLAEAELEVPNVAQARLSAEPRDGAYSEYRGYILAEMQWLARQHPGATW; encoded by the coding sequence GTGAGCGCGTTCGCCTCCCACGACTCCGCCACCAAGCAGTCCGCGGGCGTCGCCATCACCGCCGAGGACATCGCGGAGACCGGCGGAAGGGCCCCCGAGGCCGTGGCCCAGTACGCGCTGCGGCTCGGCGACGACGCCCTGATGCTGTCCCAGCGTCTGGGCTGGTGGATCTCGCGGGCACCCGAGCTCGAGGAGGACATCGCGCTGGGCAACATCGCGCTGGACCTCATCGGCCACGCCCGGTTCCTGCTGACCTACGCGGGCTCCGCATGGGGCAAGACCGAGGACGAGCTCGCGTACTTCCGCAACGAGGAGGAGTTCCGCTCCGTGCGCCTCGTGGAGCAGGAGAACGGGGACTTCGGCCAGACCATCGCGCGTCAGCTGCTGTTCTCCTTCTACCAGTACGAGCTCTACTCCGCGCTGCAGTCCTCCACGGACCAGACCCTTGCAGCGATCGCCGACAAGGCCCTCAAGGAGGTGGAGTACCACCAGGACCACGCGGCCCAGTGGATCCTGCGCCTGGGCCTCGGCACCGAGGAGTCCAAGCGGCGCATCCAGGACGGGCTCTACTACATGTGGCCCTACCTGGACGAGCTGTTCGCGGACGAGCCGCTGCACGACGAGCTCGAGGGCGTGGCCGTGCGCCCCTCCACGCTGCGCGAGCGGACCATGGACCGCGTGACCGCGCTGCTGGCCGAGGCCGAGCTCGAGGTCCCCAACGTGGCCCAGGCCCGGCTCTCCGCGGAGCCCCGTGACGGCGCGTATTCCGAGTACCGCGGGTACATCCTCGCCGAGATGCAGTGGCTCGCCCGCCAGCATCCCGGCGCCACGTGGTGA
- the paaB gene encoding 1,2-phenylacetyl-CoA epoxidase subunit PaaB, whose amino-acid sequence MSENQNGNWPLWEVFVRSSRGLSHVHAGSLHAPDATMAVRNARDLYTRRNEGTSVWVVPADAITASDPDSKGGYFESAQGKSYRHATYYTKSEGVKHL is encoded by the coding sequence ATGAGCGAGAACCAGAACGGCAACTGGCCCCTGTGGGAGGTCTTCGTGCGCTCCTCGCGCGGGCTGTCCCACGTGCACGCGGGCTCGCTGCACGCCCCGGACGCCACCATGGCAGTGCGCAACGCGCGTGACCTCTACACCCGGCGCAACGAGGGCACGAGCGTGTGGGTGGTCCCCGCGGACGCCATCACCGCCTCGGACCCGGATTCCAAGGGCGGCTACTTCGAGTCCGCGCAGGGCAAGAGCTACCGCCACGCCACGTACTACACCAAGAGCGAAGGGGTGAAGCACCTGTGA
- the paaA gene encoding 1,2-phenylacetyl-CoA epoxidase subunit PaaA, with product MTEQTTTADQATTAEQQHFDHLLSEDSRVEPRDWMPKAYRKSLTRQVSQHAHSEIIGMQPEANWITRAPSLKRKAVLMAKVQDEAGHGLYLYSAAETLGTPRSVLNEQLLSGKAKYSSIFNYPARTWADMGAIGWLVDGAAICNQVPLCRASYGPYGRAMVRICKEESFHQRQGWEILYELSHGTEAQKQMAQDAVNRFYGPALQMFGPPDADSPNSQQSMEWNIKRFSNDELRQRFVDMIVPQAEALGLTLPDPDLKWNEERGHYDYGQLDWNEFMSVIKGSGPCNVQRMKRRREAHANGAWVREAAEAYAQRQAREAAEAATSSSQEDANEDFTVMAGRGSAELIGA from the coding sequence ATGACTGAGCAGACCACCACTGCGGACCAGGCGACCACCGCCGAGCAGCAGCACTTCGACCACCTCCTCAGCGAGGACTCCCGCGTGGAGCCCCGCGACTGGATGCCCAAGGCCTACCGGAAGAGCCTGACCCGCCAGGTCTCCCAGCACGCGCACTCCGAGATCATCGGCATGCAGCCGGAGGCCAACTGGATCACCCGCGCCCCGAGCCTCAAGCGCAAGGCCGTGCTGATGGCCAAGGTCCAGGACGAGGCCGGCCACGGGCTGTACCTCTACTCCGCCGCGGAGACCCTGGGCACTCCCCGCTCCGTGCTCAACGAGCAGCTGCTCAGCGGCAAGGCCAAGTACTCCTCGATCTTCAACTACCCGGCCCGCACGTGGGCCGACATGGGTGCGATCGGCTGGCTCGTGGACGGCGCCGCGATCTGCAACCAGGTCCCGCTGTGCCGTGCCTCCTACGGCCCCTACGGCCGCGCGATGGTGCGCATCTGCAAGGAGGAGTCCTTCCACCAGCGCCAGGGCTGGGAGATCCTCTACGAGCTCTCCCACGGCACCGAGGCCCAGAAGCAGATGGCGCAGGACGCCGTGAACCGCTTCTACGGCCCCGCCCTGCAGATGTTCGGCCCCCCGGACGCCGACTCCCCCAACTCCCAGCAGTCCATGGAGTGGAACATCAAGCGCTTCTCCAACGACGAGCTGCGCCAGCGCTTCGTGGACATGATCGTCCCGCAGGCCGAGGCCCTGGGCCTGACCCTGCCGGACCCGGACCTGAAGTGGAACGAGGAGCGCGGGCACTACGACTACGGCCAGCTGGACTGGAACGAGTTCATGTCCGTGATCAAGGGCTCCGGGCCTTGCAACGTCCAGCGCATGAAGCGCCGCCGCGAGGCGCACGCCAACGGCGCGTGGGTGCGCGAGGCCGCCGAGGCCTACGCCCAGCGACAGGCGCGCGAGGCCGCGGAGGCTGCGACGTCGTCGTCCCAGGAGGACGCGAACGAGGACTTCACCGTCATGGCGGGCCGCGGCTCCGCCGAGCTGATCGGAGCGTGA
- a CDS encoding hotdog fold thioesterase translates to MPHHPVLTGDRASEWLGITVQRADPGHCVISMLVRDEMLNGFGIAHGGMIFALADSCFAMTCNDPDPDGTSMTVAQGVDINFLSSAQPGQTLVAEGRQIATTGRSGLCDITVTTQEGDVIAQFRGRSRTVPLRQKA, encoded by the coding sequence GTGCCACATCATCCGGTGCTCACGGGGGATCGAGCCTCCGAGTGGCTGGGCATCACCGTGCAGCGTGCTGACCCCGGGCACTGCGTGATCTCCATGCTCGTGCGCGACGAGATGCTCAACGGCTTCGGGATCGCCCACGGCGGCATGATCTTCGCCCTGGCCGACTCCTGCTTCGCCATGACCTGCAACGACCCCGACCCCGACGGCACCTCCATGACGGTGGCGCAGGGCGTGGACATCAACTTCCTCAGCTCCGCACAGCCCGGTCAGACCCTGGTGGCGGAGGGCCGCCAGATCGCCACCACCGGACGCAGCGGCCTGTGCGACATCACCGTCACCACCCAGGAAGGGGACGTGATCGCCCAGTTCCGCGGCCGCAGCCGCACCGTGCCCCTTCGCCAGAAAGCGTGA
- a CDS encoding AMP-binding protein yields MTSCSAPNPYRPEASQDPTQPDPEELMSRDQIEALQTERLNWTLHYAYENVPAYKELFDEHGVHPDDFRELEDLAKFPYTDKEFLRKAYPFKSFATPMSEIRRIHASSGTTGQPTVVAYTEDDLLTWGSLVARCFRMSGIKPGDKVHNAYGYGLFTGGLGAHYGAERLGCAVIPMSGGQTEKQVQLIRDFEPEAILSTPTYLLTIADGFRKLGFDPRETSLKHAVLGAEPWTEEMRHEIEKTFDITACDIYGLSEVMGPGVAGESFETKDGSHIWEDHFRPEIIDPFDDTVLPTGRPGELVFTALTKQALPIIRYRTHDLTRLLPGTARPGHRRMGRITGRSDDMIILRGVNLFPSQIEELALKIPALSPHFTLEITRPNRMDQMTIHIERREDATVEEAQEAGRALQHEIKTKIGSSAAIDIAEPGTLERSSGKLRRVYDRRDK; encoded by the coding sequence ATGACGTCGTGCTCCGCCCCCAACCCGTACCGGCCCGAGGCCTCGCAGGATCCGACCCAGCCGGATCCCGAGGAGCTGATGAGCCGGGACCAGATCGAGGCCCTGCAGACCGAGCGGCTGAACTGGACCCTGCACTACGCGTACGAGAACGTCCCCGCGTACAAGGAGCTCTTCGACGAGCACGGCGTGCACCCGGACGACTTCCGCGAGCTGGAGGACCTGGCCAAGTTCCCGTACACGGACAAGGAGTTCCTGCGGAAGGCCTACCCGTTCAAGTCCTTCGCCACGCCGATGTCCGAGATCCGCCGGATCCACGCGTCGTCGGGCACCACAGGCCAGCCCACCGTGGTGGCCTACACCGAGGACGACCTGCTCACCTGGGGCTCCCTGGTGGCCCGCTGCTTCCGGATGTCCGGGATCAAGCCGGGGGACAAGGTGCACAACGCGTACGGCTACGGCCTGTTCACCGGTGGCCTGGGCGCCCACTACGGCGCGGAGCGCTTGGGCTGCGCCGTGATCCCGATGTCCGGCGGACAGACCGAGAAGCAGGTGCAGCTGATCCGGGACTTCGAGCCCGAGGCCATTCTCTCCACGCCCACCTACCTGCTCACCATTGCGGACGGGTTCCGCAAGCTGGGCTTCGACCCGCGGGAGACGTCCCTCAAGCACGCTGTTCTGGGTGCGGAGCCGTGGACCGAGGAGATGCGCCACGAGATCGAGAAGACCTTCGACATCACCGCGTGCGACATCTACGGGCTGTCCGAGGTCATGGGCCCCGGCGTGGCCGGCGAGTCCTTCGAGACCAAGGACGGCTCGCACATCTGGGAGGACCACTTCCGCCCGGAGATCATCGACCCGTTCGACGACACCGTGCTGCCCACGGGCCGCCCCGGAGAGCTGGTGTTCACGGCCCTGACCAAGCAGGCGCTGCCGATCATCCGCTACCGCACCCACGACCTCACCCGTCTGCTCCCGGGCACCGCGCGTCCCGGGCACCGCCGCATGGGCCGCATCACGGGCCGCTCGGACGACATGATCATCCTGCGCGGCGTGAACCTCTTCCCGTCCCAGATCGAGGAGCTCGCGCTGAAGATCCCGGCGCTGTCCCCGCACTTCACGCTGGAGATCACCCGGCCGAACCGCATGGACCAGATGACCATCCACATCGAGCGCCGCGAGGACGCCACGGTGGAGGAGGCCCAGGAGGCCGGGCGCGCGCTGCAGCACGAGATCAAGACCAAGATCGGTTCCAGCGCGGCCATCGACATCGCGGAGCCCGGCACCCTGGAGCGTTCCTCGGGCAAGCTGCGCCGCGTGTACGACCGCCGCGACAAGTAG